From the Clupea harengus chromosome 15, Ch_v2.0.2, whole genome shotgun sequence genome, one window contains:
- the si:ch211-51e12.7 gene encoding basic proline-rich protein isoform X5 produces MNSYRITIMIFFFFIVPLDHASVTCNILVILMDLDVCIADGRLEKMDAETEQVEEQTDIPAAPAEETPPETKNRPGKHLDRGVKGRGRGCRMGRGWRGGRGMMKAFGPPGRGRGRGHDGLMNGFGPMRRGMGGMRPYPDLRGRGGVRGGPRGMGPPPPPPPPLHLRPYPPMHRRGPPPLPLGPPGFRGCPPPPRGHSSPPGHHRHFHPRGYHNGPAPPPPFPPPGRAQRWPGPPRGRRF; encoded by the exons ATGAACAGCTATAGAATAacaattatgatttttttttttttcatagtccCTCTAGACCATGCCAGTGTTACCTGTAACATTTTAGTAATTTTAATGGATCTCGACGTGTGCATTGCTGATGGAAGACTTGAGAAG ATGGACGCTGAAACAGAGCAAGTCGAGGAGCAAACAGACATCCCAGCAGCCCCCGCAGAGGAAACGCCACCTGAGACCAAAAACAGGCCAGGCAAACACct AGACCGTGGGGTGAAAGGTCGTGGACGTGGCTGCCGGATGGGCCGAGGGTGGCGCGGAGGTCGTGGCATGATGAAGGCGTTCGGACCCCCAGGGCGGGGCAGGGGTAGAGGGCACGATGGGTTAATGAATGGGTTTGGGCCCATGAG AAGGGGCATGGGAGGGATGCGGCCGTACCCAGACCTCCGAGGCAGAGGCGGTGTGAGGGGAGGCCCAAGAGGCATGggtcccccacctcctcctcccccacccctgcacCTGAGACCTTACCCTCCTATGCACAG GCGTGGCCCCCCTCCACTCCCGCTTGGACCCCCTGGTTTCCGTGGTTGCCCGCCTCCTCCTCGAGGCCACAGCAGTCCCCCAGGCCACCATCGTCACTTTCACCCCAGAGG CTACCACAACGGACCCGCCCCTCCTCCACCTTTCCCCCCGCCTGGCAGGGCTCAGCGGTGGCCAGGCCCCCCCAGGGGGCGACGCTTTTAA
- the si:ch211-51e12.7 gene encoding uncharacterized protein si:ch211-51e12.7 isoform X1, whose translation MNSYRITIMIFFFFIVPLDHASVTCNILVILMDLDVCIADGRLEKMDAETEQVEEQTDIPAAPAEETPPETKNRPGKHLDRGVKGRGRGCRMGRGWRGGRGMMKAFGPPGRGRGRGHDGLMNGFGPMRYTTEHFLLFLLYVVFLLSCFVQHSDNHSFSLLSLFSHAFVCPKKGHGRDAAVPRPPRQRRCEGRPKRHGSPTSSSPTPAPETLPSYAQAWPPSTPAWTPWFPWLPASSSRPQQSPRPPSSLSPQRGHSHPFRGGVKRKQAFLSLPPPSLPRPHPRDVHCGDSPTNTGQVRDKPLLFNQLNTQNPSTFSSRG comes from the exons ATGAACAGCTATAGAATAacaattatgatttttttttttttcatagtccCTCTAGACCATGCCAGTGTTACCTGTAACATTTTAGTAATTTTAATGGATCTCGACGTGTGCATTGCTGATGGAAGACTTGAGAAG ATGGACGCTGAAACAGAGCAAGTCGAGGAGCAAACAGACATCCCAGCAGCCCCCGCAGAGGAAACGCCACCTGAGACCAAAAACAGGCCAGGCAAACACct AGACCGTGGGGTGAAAGGTCGTGGACGTGGCTGCCGGATGGGCCGAGGGTGGCGCGGAGGTCGTGGCATGATGAAGGCGTTCGGACCCCCAGGGCGGGGCAGGGGTAGAGGGCACGATGGGTTAATGAATGGGTTTGGGCCCATGAGGTACACTACAGAGCACTTCCTCCTTTTTTTATTATATGTGGTATTCTTGCTTTCTTGTTTTGTACAGCACAGTGACAACCACAGCTTCTCACTTCTCTCACTGTTTTCACACGCTTTCGTCTGTCCCAAGAAGGGGCATGGGAGGGATGCGGCCGTACCCAGACCTCCGAGGCAGAGGCGGTGTGAGGGGAGGCCCAAGAGGCATGggtcccccacctcctcctcccccacccctgcacCTGAGACCTTACCCTCCTATGCACAG GCGTGGCCCCCCTCCACTCCCGCTTGGACCCCCTGGTTTCCGTGGTTGCCCGCCTCCTCCTCGAGGCCACAGCAGTCCCCCAGGCCACCATCGTCACTTTCACCCCAGAGG GGGCACAGTCACCCTTTCCGAGGTGGTGTGAAGCGGAAGCaggccttcctctctctccctcctccttctctcccgcGTCCCCATCCCAGGGATGTGCACTGTGGTGACTCACCCACTAACACAGGCCAGGTGAGAGATAAACCTTTGCTCTTCAACCAGCTTAACACCCAGAACCCATCAACTTTTTCTTCCAGGGGATGA
- the LOC105899411 gene encoding flap endonuclease GEN homolog 1, whose amino-acid sequence MGVNELWSILEPVRESVPLYSLTGKCLAVDLSLWVCQAQNIEGMVGKVHKPHLRHLFFRVSSLTLMGVKLVFVMEGEAPKLKAETMSKRNEMRFGGFQKKAPKPPAAKKTSRGRFNAVLRECGEMLDCLGVPWVTAAGEAEQMCAFLDLHGVVDGCITNDGDAFLYGAQTVYKNFNMNTKDPQVDCYKMARAQEELRLSRETLVGFAVFLGCDYIPKGVPGVGKELALKLIQSLKGQSVLQKFQEWKTAGVQTEEVAIKKVPHCNVCRHPGSAKAHERSGCTLCDSTHFCQPQDYDLQCPCDWHRSERLRQATATETTVRKKTLACESFPFTEIIDEFLANKDKPIQPLRKRKPNLLSMQNFAFDKMEWPKHYTSEKVLTLMTYTELVNKRHGRDTPSHIEPIRIYKPRVRNGISCFEIIWKKPEHYVFPDDHAAEDQDVVRTVEEEALFRVAYPGIVDLYIKEKEETEENKNKRKKPRSKKEKSSDVCDDVSDLLAQMSLKNTTESTASSTTTLADKPDKAAETVPRVPCSEGQQDGTETEGRANPHEARPDAEKPLLSPPSGPASPVASSLSVSTVVDKLHLSDIDWGACSFTSSPSQPPPSAKTDHRSAGRVDTEASGSASGSASESSGSPVGPGSNGTELLPETEPGSLRERVLMRNAMKSVSSCNERTEHASLPSDRLEVQLVPPSRSDSVADIGHSKSNSGTESSRSVLPQSEAQRKKSPHPQSSQKAAGGCRSEISKSKAVPTSTTTHKAVPTSTTTHKAVTSSTTTHKAVTSSTTTHKAKQPNVGSTNPSAKYRFVKTNKEYAPDLVQQTNSVDPGTRKQPKGPDPKPRKPSVCVSSVYSSDDSDVENHPKRVQRMNKPSKSKPIRPKVRNSIPAAKIVSGAHRPLTLTDSRSDEIPGLSLPGLLPRNKSADVEVIDLCPSTPASPLGAAQSNDDSVISIESPLPLAQRLKLKFVK is encoded by the exons ATGGGTGTAAATGAATTATGGTCCATTCTGGAACCAGTGCGAGAGTCTGTCCCATTGTACAGTCTCACTGGAAAATGCCTAGCCGTGGACCTCAGTTTGTGGGTATGCCAGGCACAAAATATCGAAGGGATGGTGGGTAAAGTCCACAAACCACACCTCCG GCATTTGTTTTTCCGAGTGTCATCTCTCACACTAATGGGTGTGAAGCTTGTTTTTGTCATGGAAGGAGAGGCTCCCAAACTCAAGGCAGAGACTATGAGCAAAAGAAACGAGATGAGGTTTGGAGGGTTTCAGAAAAAAGCTCCCAAACCACCAGCAGCTAAGAAAACCAGTAGGGGGCGCTTCAATGCTGTTCTCAGAGAG TGCGGTGAGATGCTGGACTGCCTCGGTGTGCCGTGGGTGACTGCTGCGGGCGAAGCTGAGCAAATGTGTGCCTTCCTGGATCTTCACGGCGTTGTGGACGGCTGCATCACCAACGACGGAGACGCGTTTCTGTACGGTGCTCAGACCGTTTACAAGAACTTCAATATGAACACCAAG GATCCCCAAGTGGACTGTTATAAAATGGCAAGAGCGCAAGAGGAACTGCGTCTGTCCCGGGAGACGCTGGTAGGGTTTGCAGTGTTTCTGGGCTGTGACTACATCCCCAAG ggTGTCCCTGGGGTTGGCAAAGAACTGGCACTGAAGCTGATACAGAGTTTAAAAGGACAAAGTGTTCTGCAAAA GTTCCAAGAGTGGAAAACTGCTGGTGTGCAAACAGAGGAGGTGGCCATTAAGAAAGTCCCCCACTGCAACGTTTGTCGCCATCCAG GCTCAGCAAAGGCTCATGAACGCAGTGGCTGCACGCTGTGTGACAGCACCCACTTCTGCCAGCCTCAGGACTACGACCTGCAGTGCCCCTGTGACTGGCATCGCTCCGAGCGGCTACGCCAGGCCACCGCTACGGAGACCACTGTCAGGAA GAAAACCTTGGCTTGTGAAAGCTTTCCGTTTACTGAG ATTATTGATGAATTTCTGGCGAACAAGGATAAACCCATCCAACCTCTCAGAAAGAGAAAGCCTAATCTTTTGTCCATGCAG AATTTTGCCTTTGACAAGATGGAGTGGCCAAAACACTACACCAGTGAGAAGGTCTTAACACTGATGACCTACACCGAGCTGGTGAACAAGAGGCACGGCAGAGACACCCCGAGTCACATAGAGCCTATTCG GATATACAAGCCAAGAGTGAGAAATGGCATCTCTTGCTTTGAAATCATATGGAAGAAGCCAG AGCACTACGTGTTCCCTGATGACCATGCCGCTGAGGACCAGGATGTGGTGAGAACAGTGGAAGAGGAGGCGCTCTTCCGGGTGGCCTATCCAGGAATCGTGGACCTCTACAtcaaggagaaagaggagacggaggaaaataaaaacaaaa GAAAGAAGCCGAGGAGTAAGAAAGAGAAGTCATCAGACGTCTGCGACGATGTGTCTGATCTTCTGGCTCAGATGTCACTGAAAAACACAACGGAGAGCACCGCAAGCTCAACCACAACTTTAGCAGACAAACCAGACAAAGCAGCCGAGACCGTCCCACGTGTCCCCTGCTCCGAGGGCCAGCAGGatggcacagagacagagggtcgAGCTAATCCACACGAGGCGAGGCCTGATGCCGAGAAGCCTCTGCTGTCTCCTCCCTCTGGACCAGCGTCCCCAGTGGCGTCGTCCTTATCCGTATCCACTGTGGTGGACAAGCTTCACCTGAGTGATATTGACTGGGGGGCCTGTTCCTTCACATCCTCCCCATCCCAGCCGCCGCCAAGCGCTAAGACGGATCACAGATCCGCAGGACGCGTGGATACAGAGGCCTCGGGATCGGCCTCGGGATCGGCCTCAGAGTCGTCTGGATCACCAGTTGGTCCCGGGTCAAACGGAACTGAACTCTTGCCTGAAACTGAACCCGGTTCACTACGGGAAAGAGTGCTCATGAGGAACGCTATGAAGTCTGTCAGCTCATGTAATGAGCGCACTGAACATGCCAGTCTGCCATCGGATAGATTAGAGGTCCAGCTCGTTCCACCTAGCAGATCTGATTCCGTAGCAGACATTGGGCATTCAAAAAGTAATTCAGGAACTGAGAGCAGTAGGTCAGTTTTACCACAGTCAGAGGCTCAAAGAAAGAAGTCCCCACATCCTCAGTCATCTCAGAAAGCAGCCGGTGGCTGCCGCTCTGAAATCTCAAAGTCAAAAGCAGTCCCAACTTCCACTACCACACACAAAGCAGTCCCAACTTCCACTACCACACATAAAGCAGTCACATCTTCCACAACCACACATAAAGCAGTCACATcttccacaaccacacacaaagcTAAACAGCCTAATGTGGGCAGCACAAACCCATCGGCCAAATACAGATTTGTCAAGACAAATAAAGAGTATGCACCTGATCTGGTGCAGCAGACCAATAGTGTTGATCCAGGTACCAGAAAGCAGCCCAAAGGCCCCGATCCTAAACCTCGAAAGCCAAGCGTCTGTGTCAGTTCCGTGTACTCGAGCGACGACAGTGACGTGGAGAACCATCCCAAGAGAGTGCAGCGGATGAACAAACCCAGCAAGTCTAAACCCATTCGCCCCAAAGTTCGCAATAGTATCCCTGCAGCCAAGATAGTTTCTGGTGCCCAtcgacctttgaccttgacTGATTCCAGATCAGATGAGATTCCAGGCTTATCACTCCCTGGACTTCTGCCGCGGAACAAAAGCGCTGACGTAGAGGTGATAGATTTGTGTCCCTCAACTCCAGCCTCCCCCCTGGGTGCTGCTCAGAGTAATGACGACTCTGTGATCTCCATTGAAAGCCCCCTGCCCCTTGCCCAAAGACTCAAATTGAAGTTTGTGAAGTGA
- the si:ch211-51e12.7 gene encoding uncharacterized protein si:ch211-51e12.7 isoform X4: MDAETEQVEEQTDIPAAPAEETPPETKNRPGKHLDRGVKGRGRGCRMGRGWRGGRGMMKAFGPPGRGRGRGHDGLMNGFGPMRYTTEHFLLFLLYVVFLLSCFVQHSDNHSFSLLSLFSHAFVCPKKGHGRDAAVPRPPRQRRCEGRPKRHGSPTSSSPTPAPETLPSYAQAWPPSTPAWTPWFPWLPASSSRPQQSPRPPSSLSPQRGHSHPFRGGVKRKQAFLSLPPPSLPRPHPRDVHCGDSPTNTGQVRDKPLLFNQLNTQNPSTFSSRG; the protein is encoded by the exons ATGGACGCTGAAACAGAGCAAGTCGAGGAGCAAACAGACATCCCAGCAGCCCCCGCAGAGGAAACGCCACCTGAGACCAAAAACAGGCCAGGCAAACACct AGACCGTGGGGTGAAAGGTCGTGGACGTGGCTGCCGGATGGGCCGAGGGTGGCGCGGAGGTCGTGGCATGATGAAGGCGTTCGGACCCCCAGGGCGGGGCAGGGGTAGAGGGCACGATGGGTTAATGAATGGGTTTGGGCCCATGAGGTACACTACAGAGCACTTCCTCCTTTTTTTATTATATGTGGTATTCTTGCTTTCTTGTTTTGTACAGCACAGTGACAACCACAGCTTCTCACTTCTCTCACTGTTTTCACACGCTTTCGTCTGTCCCAAGAAGGGGCATGGGAGGGATGCGGCCGTACCCAGACCTCCGAGGCAGAGGCGGTGTGAGGGGAGGCCCAAGAGGCATGggtcccccacctcctcctcccccacccctgcacCTGAGACCTTACCCTCCTATGCACAG GCGTGGCCCCCCTCCACTCCCGCTTGGACCCCCTGGTTTCCGTGGTTGCCCGCCTCCTCCTCGAGGCCACAGCAGTCCCCCAGGCCACCATCGTCACTTTCACCCCAGAGG GGGCACAGTCACCCTTTCCGAGGTGGTGTGAAGCGGAAGCaggccttcctctctctccctcctccttctctcccgcGTCCCCATCCCAGGGATGTGCACTGTGGTGACTCACCCACTAACACAGGCCAGGTGAGAGATAAACCTTTGCTCTTCAACCAGCTTAACACCCAGAACCCATCAACTTTTTCTTCCAGGGGATGA
- the msgn1 gene encoding mesogenin-1: MENVMDSQPNTPVMMERNLDDLTAKLITQWNWRDGNSPSFLSGQRTLHCSSSSPESLPDSMCSSPEMPGNASGCQAFGSFSYTLSGHSPTQRTPQKTSKSRMSTKRRVKASEREKMRMRSLAEALHHLRDYLPPDYSRRGQPLTKIQTLKYTIEYIKELSDTLNDS; encoded by the coding sequence ATGGAGAACGTCATGGACAGTCAGCCGAATACTCCGGTCATGATGGAACGGAATCTGGATGATCTTACAGCCAAGTTGATCACGCAGTGGAACTGGAGGGACGGCAACAGTCCGTCGTTCCTAAGTGGACAGCGGACCCTACATTGTTCTTCGTCGTCACCGGAATCATTGCCTGATTCAATGTGTTCTTCTCCGGAGATGCCTGGGAATGCAAGTGGGTGCCAAGCTTTCGGCAGTTTCTCCTATACGCTGTCAGGACACAGTCCAACTCAACGCACGCCACAGAAAACATCCAAATCCAGGATGTCGACAAAAAGGCGCGTCAAGGCAAGTGAAAGGGAGAAGATGCGAATGAGAAGTTTGGCAGAAGCTTTGCATCACCTCCGTGACTATCTGCCACCTGACTACAGCCGTAGAGGTCAGCCGCTAACTAAAATCCAGACCCTGAAATACACTATTGAATACATAAAAGAACTTTCAGACACTCTCAACGATTCGTAA
- the si:ch211-51e12.7 gene encoding uncharacterized protein si:ch211-51e12.7 isoform X3 has protein sequence MDLSKFLFVQMDAETEQVEEQTDIPAAPAEETPPETKNRPGKHLDRGVKGRGRGCRMGRGWRGGRGMMKAFGPPGRGRGRGHDGLMNGFGPMRYTTEHFLLFLLYVVFLLSCFVQHSDNHSFSLLSLFSHAFVCPKKGHGRDAAVPRPPRQRRCEGRPKRHGSPTSSSPTPAPETLPSYAQAWPPSTPAWTPWFPWLPASSSRPQQSPRPPSSLSPQRGHSHPFRGGVKRKQAFLSLPPPSLPRPHPRDVHCGDSPTNTGQVRDKPLLFNQLNTQNPSTFSSRG, from the exons ATGGATCTCTCTAAATTCTTGTTTGTTCAG ATGGACGCTGAAACAGAGCAAGTCGAGGAGCAAACAGACATCCCAGCAGCCCCCGCAGAGGAAACGCCACCTGAGACCAAAAACAGGCCAGGCAAACACct AGACCGTGGGGTGAAAGGTCGTGGACGTGGCTGCCGGATGGGCCGAGGGTGGCGCGGAGGTCGTGGCATGATGAAGGCGTTCGGACCCCCAGGGCGGGGCAGGGGTAGAGGGCACGATGGGTTAATGAATGGGTTTGGGCCCATGAGGTACACTACAGAGCACTTCCTCCTTTTTTTATTATATGTGGTATTCTTGCTTTCTTGTTTTGTACAGCACAGTGACAACCACAGCTTCTCACTTCTCTCACTGTTTTCACACGCTTTCGTCTGTCCCAAGAAGGGGCATGGGAGGGATGCGGCCGTACCCAGACCTCCGAGGCAGAGGCGGTGTGAGGGGAGGCCCAAGAGGCATGggtcccccacctcctcctcccccacccctgcacCTGAGACCTTACCCTCCTATGCACAG GCGTGGCCCCCCTCCACTCCCGCTTGGACCCCCTGGTTTCCGTGGTTGCCCGCCTCCTCCTCGAGGCCACAGCAGTCCCCCAGGCCACCATCGTCACTTTCACCCCAGAGG GGGCACAGTCACCCTTTCCGAGGTGGTGTGAAGCGGAAGCaggccttcctctctctccctcctccttctctcccgcGTCCCCATCCCAGGGATGTGCACTGTGGTGACTCACCCACTAACACAGGCCAGGTGAGAGATAAACCTTTGCTCTTCAACCAGCTTAACACCCAGAACCCATCAACTTTTTCTTCCAGGGGATGA
- the mrps10 gene encoding probable 28S ribosomal protein S10, mitochondrial, producing the protein MAAPIVIVRNVGAVARTVVRTSRALHKVDICGMYDRQAIFSQSWRLQTPATFHTASVFRSAPAITVIDEPDILYQKVEVLVKGHDKTVLDSYEFFATLAAKELGIGLGKVYEPPKHIEKLTVLKSVHIFKKHRVQYEMRTHYRCIELSRVTGSTVQVYLEYIQRNLPEGVAMEVTKTAIEKVPEHIQKPMWDDAPKEEQASQ; encoded by the exons ATGGCGGCTCCCATAGTGATCGTGAGAAATGTTGGGGCCGTTGCGAGGACAGTTGTCAGGACATCACGG GCATTGCATAAAGTGGACATTTGTGGGATGTATGACAGACAAGCTATTTTCAG CCAATCATGGCGTTTGCAGACACCAGCAACCTTCCACACGGCAAGCGTCTTCAGAAGTGCTCCTGCT ATTACTGTTATAGACGAACCAGATATCCTCTATCAGAAGGTTGAAGTACTTGTAAAGGGCCATGACAAGACGGTTCTTGACAGTTATGAATTCTTCGCCACCTTGGCTGCTAAAGAGCTCGGCATTGGCCTGGGCAAAGT GTATGAGCCACCCAAACACATTGAGAAGTTAACAGTGCTGAAATCTGTGCACATCTTCAAAAAACATAGGGTTCAGTACGAAATGAGAACTCATTACAGGTGCATTGAG CTATCTCGAGTAACAGGATCGACAGTGCAGGTATACTTAGAATACATTCAGCGGAACCTTCCAGAAGGCGTAGCTATGGAGGTGACCAAG ACTGCCATAGAGAAGGTTCCAGAGCATATCCAGAAGCCTATGTGGGATGATGCCCCAAAAGAGGAACAAGCAAGCCAGTGA
- the si:ch211-51e12.7 gene encoding collagen alpha-3(IV) chain isoform X6, giving the protein MNSYRITIMIFFFFIVPLDHASVTCNILVILMDLDVCIADGRLEKMDAETEQVEEQTDIPAAPAEETPPETKNRPGKHLDRGVKGRGRGCRMGRGWRGGRGMMKAFGPPGRGRGRGHDGLMNGFGPMRRGMGGMRPYPDLRGRGGVRGGPRGMGPPPPPPPPLHLRPYPPMHRRGPPPLPLGPPGFRGCPPPPRGHSSPPGHHRHFHPRGGTVTLSEVV; this is encoded by the exons ATGAACAGCTATAGAATAacaattatgatttttttttttttcatagtccCTCTAGACCATGCCAGTGTTACCTGTAACATTTTAGTAATTTTAATGGATCTCGACGTGTGCATTGCTGATGGAAGACTTGAGAAG ATGGACGCTGAAACAGAGCAAGTCGAGGAGCAAACAGACATCCCAGCAGCCCCCGCAGAGGAAACGCCACCTGAGACCAAAAACAGGCCAGGCAAACACct AGACCGTGGGGTGAAAGGTCGTGGACGTGGCTGCCGGATGGGCCGAGGGTGGCGCGGAGGTCGTGGCATGATGAAGGCGTTCGGACCCCCAGGGCGGGGCAGGGGTAGAGGGCACGATGGGTTAATGAATGGGTTTGGGCCCATGAG AAGGGGCATGGGAGGGATGCGGCCGTACCCAGACCTCCGAGGCAGAGGCGGTGTGAGGGGAGGCCCAAGAGGCATGggtcccccacctcctcctcccccacccctgcacCTGAGACCTTACCCTCCTATGCACAG GCGTGGCCCCCCTCCACTCCCGCTTGGACCCCCTGGTTTCCGTGGTTGCCCGCCTCCTCCTCGAGGCCACAGCAGTCCCCCAGGCCACCATCGTCACTTTCACCCCAGAGG GGGCACAGTCACCCTTTCCGAGGTGGTGTGA
- the si:ch211-51e12.7 gene encoding uncharacterized protein si:ch211-51e12.7 isoform X2 codes for MNSYRITIMIFFFFIVPLDHASVTCNILVILMDLDVCIADGRLEKMDAETEQVEEQTDIPAAPAEETPPETKNRPGKHLDRGVKGRGRGCRMGRGWRGGRGMMKAFGPPGRGRGRGHDGLMNGFGPMRYTTEHFLLFLLYVVFLLSCFVQHSDNHSFSLLSLFSHAFVCPKKGHGRDAAVPRPPRQRRCEGRPKRHGSPTSSSPTPAPETLPSYAQAWPPSTPAWTPWFPWLPASSSRPQQSPRPPSSLSPQRLPQRTRPSSTFPPAWQGSAVARPPQGATLLNVATD; via the exons ATGAACAGCTATAGAATAacaattatgatttttttttttttcatagtccCTCTAGACCATGCCAGTGTTACCTGTAACATTTTAGTAATTTTAATGGATCTCGACGTGTGCATTGCTGATGGAAGACTTGAGAAG ATGGACGCTGAAACAGAGCAAGTCGAGGAGCAAACAGACATCCCAGCAGCCCCCGCAGAGGAAACGCCACCTGAGACCAAAAACAGGCCAGGCAAACACct AGACCGTGGGGTGAAAGGTCGTGGACGTGGCTGCCGGATGGGCCGAGGGTGGCGCGGAGGTCGTGGCATGATGAAGGCGTTCGGACCCCCAGGGCGGGGCAGGGGTAGAGGGCACGATGGGTTAATGAATGGGTTTGGGCCCATGAGGTACACTACAGAGCACTTCCTCCTTTTTTTATTATATGTGGTATTCTTGCTTTCTTGTTTTGTACAGCACAGTGACAACCACAGCTTCTCACTTCTCTCACTGTTTTCACACGCTTTCGTCTGTCCCAAGAAGGGGCATGGGAGGGATGCGGCCGTACCCAGACCTCCGAGGCAGAGGCGGTGTGAGGGGAGGCCCAAGAGGCATGggtcccccacctcctcctcccccacccctgcacCTGAGACCTTACCCTCCTATGCACAG GCGTGGCCCCCCTCCACTCCCGCTTGGACCCCCTGGTTTCCGTGGTTGCCCGCCTCCTCCTCGAGGCCACAGCAGTCCCCCAGGCCACCATCGTCACTTTCACCCCAGAGG CTACCACAACGGACCCGCCCCTCCTCCACCTTTCCCCCCGCCTGGCAGGGCTCAGCGGTGGCCAGGCCCCCCCAGGGGGCGACGCTTTTAAATGTGGCTACAGATTAA